One stretch of Lacrimispora sphenoides DNA includes these proteins:
- a CDS encoding sialidase family protein, whose product MNYPTLAGLTLDGRIYRNEEMGTVESMVPPGPFATCHSPAMLELPNGDMLCCWFAGTYEGEADVHIVCARLPKGAERWRSPVSVSGDPKRSEQNPSLFNGPDGAVWCMYTAQLDRIEGKDNMQFTSQIRCQKSFDGGLTWGGYETVFQREGSFCRQPIQILKNGRWIFGNWLCTDSEEGLSGDPSVFQISDDQGKSWRMVEMPGSRGRVHPTVVELDVGHLAAFMRSREADNVYRSESLDWGETWSEPKTTPLPNNNSSISAIRTKSGRVAVAYNPTSTPSPVPGKAAWPGLRCPVAVALSEDGGLTFPLIRLMERGEGYIGEENKTNNKQYEYPYLIQSTDGRLHLTYAAYTRKCIKYVSFTEEDVIGAKREFVGVYNPTSGEGTK is encoded by the coding sequence ATGAACTATCCTACTCTCGCCGGTTTGACTTTAGACGGTCGTATCTACCGCAACGAAGAAATGGGTACTGTGGAATCCATGGTACCTCCCGGCCCTTTTGCCACCTGTCATTCTCCTGCCATGCTGGAACTGCCAAACGGCGACATGCTGTGCTGCTGGTTTGCTGGAACTTATGAAGGAGAAGCCGACGTACATATTGTATGTGCCCGCCTTCCCAAGGGGGCCGAACGATGGAGGTCGCCGGTCTCCGTTTCCGGTGACCCAAAGCGCAGCGAGCAGAATCCATCTTTATTCAATGGCCCTGACGGTGCTGTTTGGTGTATGTACACCGCGCAGCTGGACCGCATTGAGGGCAAAGACAACATGCAGTTCACCTCTCAAATAAGATGCCAGAAGAGCTTTGATGGCGGCCTGACCTGGGGCGGATATGAAACCGTCTTCCAAAGAGAGGGCAGCTTTTGCCGCCAGCCGATTCAGATTCTGAAAAATGGCCGCTGGATTTTTGGCAACTGGCTGTGCACCGACTCTGAAGAAGGTTTGTCCGGTGACCCCAGTGTATTCCAGATTTCTGATGACCAGGGCAAATCCTGGCGTATGGTAGAGATGCCGGGCAGCCGTGGCCGTGTTCATCCTACCGTTGTGGAGCTTGATGTCGGGCACCTTGCAGCTTTCATGCGAAGCCGTGAGGCTGACAATGTCTACCGCAGCGAATCTCTGGACTGGGGCGAAACCTGGTCAGAGCCGAAAACGACTCCTCTGCCGAACAATAATTCCTCTATTAGTGCTATCCGTACCAAAAGCGGTCGTGTGGCTGTGGCATATAATCCCACATCCACTCCATCACCTGTTCCAGGCAAAGCTGCATGGCCGGGGCTGCGTTGCCCTGTTGCTGTGGCACTGTCAGAAGACGGCGGTCTTACTTTCCCATTAATCCGCTTGATGGAACGCGGCGAGGGATACATCGGTGAGGAGAATAAAACAAACAACAAGCAGTACGAGTACCCTTATCTGATTCAGAGTACCGATGGCAGACTGCATCTGACATACGCAGCGTACACCCGTAAGTGCATTAAATACGTTAGCTTCACCGAAGAAGATGTTATCGGCGCAAAGCGTGAGTTCGTCGGCGTGTACAACCCTACCTCCGGCGAGGGCACAAAATGA
- a CDS encoding iron-containing alcohol dehydrogenase codes for MQTVYNVKLPHAVYGGENSIDNITAILKNHQVKRVAMFTDKGIHASGLFDLPEAAVKAAGADYYVLDEIPPEPSYIAVQNIVDQFKASSADMIIACGGGSVLDAAKLASVLVTDEYGVKELLDEPGRAKRCVPTILIPTTAGTGAEVTPNAIVAVPEKELKVGIVNENMIANYVILDSRMIKNLPRPIAAATGVDALAHAIECYTSKKANPFSDTFAMEALDLILNNIISACDDPEAMEAKSKMQIAAFYAGIAITASGTTAVHALSYPLGGKYHIAHGVSNAILLAPVMRFNAPVCQDRFAQAYNRCCHDTKTICQTANEKAEWMIGQLERIVRHLEIPTSLKEFGVPPEDLDGLVEAGMQVQRLLVNNMRLVTAEDARNLYLEIL; via the coding sequence ATGCAGACTGTATACAATGTAAAATTGCCCCATGCCGTTTACGGCGGCGAAAACTCAATAGACAATATTACCGCAATCCTAAAGAATCATCAAGTTAAACGTGTAGCCATGTTTACTGACAAGGGAATACATGCCTCCGGACTGTTTGATTTGCCGGAAGCAGCAGTAAAGGCTGCGGGAGCAGATTACTATGTACTGGACGAGATTCCGCCAGAGCCGTCCTACATAGCGGTGCAGAATATTGTTGATCAATTCAAAGCAAGTAGCGCAGATATGATTATTGCCTGCGGCGGCGGCAGTGTTTTGGATGCTGCCAAGCTGGCCAGCGTGCTTGTAACCGATGAATACGGTGTAAAGGAACTACTGGATGAGCCGGGGCGTGCAAAAAGGTGTGTCCCAACAATTCTGATTCCCACCACCGCCGGCACCGGTGCGGAGGTAACTCCAAATGCCATTGTCGCAGTTCCGGAAAAAGAGCTGAAAGTTGGCATAGTAAATGAAAATATGATTGCCAATTATGTGATTTTAGATTCCCGCATGATTAAAAATTTACCTAGACCGATCGCTGCCGCTACCGGCGTGGATGCCTTAGCTCACGCCATTGAGTGCTACACCAGCAAAAAGGCTAATCCATTCTCAGACACCTTTGCCATGGAAGCGCTTGATCTGATTTTGAACAATATTATCTCTGCCTGTGATGATCCCGAGGCAATGGAAGCGAAGAGCAAGATGCAGATTGCTGCATTCTATGCCGGTATTGCAATCACAGCTTCCGGTACCACAGCGGTACACGCCCTAAGCTATCCTTTGGGTGGCAAGTATCACATTGCCCACGGCGTTTCCAATGCTATCTTACTGGCTCCGGTTATGCGTTTCAATGCACCTGTCTGTCAGGATCGTTTTGCTCAGGCCTATAACCGCTGCTGCCATGACACCAAAACTATCTGCCAGACAGCGAATGAAAAGGCAGAATGGATGATTGGGCAGCTTGAGCGAATTGTACGTCATTTAGAAATTCCAACCAGCTTAAAGGAATTTGGCGTTCCACCAGAGGATCTGGATGGTTTAGTAGAGGCTGGTATGCAAGTGCAGCGCTTGCTGGTAAATAATATGCGTCTTGTAACTGCAGAGGATGCAAGAAATCTGTACTTAGAAATCCTATAA